From Ramlibacter tataouinensis, the proteins below share one genomic window:
- a CDS encoding DUF2244 domain-containing protein, with protein sequence MPNPVFRFATVQGQAVQWLLKRNCSVTPAQLGCFYAVLCVVSLVIAGVCWAMGAVLVLPFTWLELAALGLAFLAYARHATDGEKISLKGRQLVVEVESAGQLRRAEFNREWVRVEPLADDGSLIELSGQGRKVNVGRYLRPELRPVLAQEIRRALREA encoded by the coding sequence GTGCCGAATCCGGTGTTTCGCTTCGCTACCGTCCAGGGTCAGGCCGTCCAGTGGTTGCTGAAACGCAATTGCTCGGTCACCCCGGCGCAGCTGGGCTGCTTCTACGCGGTGCTGTGTGTCGTGTCGCTGGTGATCGCGGGCGTTTGCTGGGCCATGGGCGCGGTGCTGGTGCTGCCGTTCACCTGGCTGGAACTGGCGGCGCTGGGCCTGGCGTTCCTCGCCTATGCGCGGCACGCCACCGATGGCGAGAAGATCTCGCTCAAGGGACGCCAGCTGGTGGTCGAGGTGGAGAGCGCAGGACAGCTGCGGCGTGCGGAGTTCAACCGCGAATGGGTGCGGGTGGAGCCGCTCGCCGATGACGGCTCGCTCATCGAGCTGTCGGGGCAGGGACGCAAGGTAAACGTCGGGCGCTACCTGCGTCCCGAACTGCGGCCGGTTCTGGCGCAGGAGATCAGAAGGGCCTTGCGGGAAGCGTGA
- a CDS encoding methyltransferase domain-containing protein — protein sequence MTADRPPTIDPVAARRWAQRAPARPPWLHEEVGRRMAERLQWIRLEPEAWADWEPVRGGLEAHALVAARYPKARRWIVEREPRQAASAKAAIKRAWWRPGAPALEHGPVPDGAARMLWSNMALHMAADPQELIARWHRALAVDGFLMFSCLGPDTVRELKALHASQGWPPPAHDFTDMHDWGDMLIHAGFAEPVMDMERIVLTWESPGRMVEELRELGANLHPARFGGLRGHAWRRGWDEQAGQFLRGADGRLSLTFEIIYGHALKPPPKVRLAGESAVSVQDLQALLRSGRKPR from the coding sequence ATGACCGCCGATCGTCCGCCCACCATCGATCCCGTCGCCGCCCGGCGCTGGGCGCAGCGCGCGCCGGCGCGCCCGCCCTGGCTGCACGAGGAGGTGGGCCGCCGCATGGCCGAGCGGCTGCAGTGGATCCGGCTCGAGCCCGAGGCCTGGGCCGACTGGGAGCCGGTGCGCGGCGGCCTGGAGGCGCATGCGCTGGTGGCCGCGCGCTACCCCAAGGCGCGCCGCTGGATCGTCGAACGCGAGCCGCGGCAGGCAGCGTCGGCGAAAGCGGCGATCAAGCGGGCCTGGTGGCGCCCCGGAGCGCCCGCCCTGGAGCATGGGCCGGTGCCGGACGGTGCCGCACGCATGCTGTGGTCGAACATGGCGCTGCACATGGCGGCCGATCCGCAGGAACTCATCGCCCGCTGGCACCGCGCGCTGGCCGTGGACGGCTTCCTGATGTTCTCCTGCCTGGGGCCGGACACCGTGCGCGAACTCAAGGCCCTGCACGCGTCCCAGGGCTGGCCGCCGCCGGCCCACGACTTCACCGACATGCACGACTGGGGCGACATGCTCATTCATGCCGGATTCGCCGAACCGGTGATGGACATGGAGCGGATCGTGCTCACCTGGGAGTCGCCCGGGCGCATGGTGGAGGAACTGCGCGAACTGGGCGCCAACCTGCACCCGGCGCGCTTTGGCGGGTTGCGCGGCCACGCCTGGCGGCGCGGATGGGACGAGCAGGCCGGCCAGTTCCTGCGCGGCGCCGACGGCCGGCTCAGCCTTACCTTCGAGATCATCTACGGCCATGCGCTCAAGCCGCCGCCCAAGGTCCGCCTGGCCGGCGAATCGGCGGTGTCAGTGCAGGATTTGCAGGCCTTGTTGCGCTCAGGCCGCAAGCCGCGCTGA
- a CDS encoding phosphoribosyltransferase family protein, translated as MFRRLIHRARTALPGQCAVCRAWPAQPLCESCVARFAQPQPRCLTCALPVPSGVRQCGRCVSAPPPLDACHAAVSYAYPWSGLLGQYKFNGQAGWARAFAILLRSAPWVEPVLEQADLVVPMPLSRERLAERGFNQSLVLARRLAPRRVRHDLLLRVRHTRSQAALDRQARLANIKGAFAVDPMRVADVRGRRVVIVDDVMTSGASMYAAAEALRAAQAAGVTGIVLARTDEPG; from the coding sequence ATGTTCAGGCGGCTGATTCATCGCGCGCGCACGGCGCTGCCAGGCCAATGCGCGGTGTGCCGCGCCTGGCCCGCGCAGCCGCTGTGCGAATCCTGCGTCGCCCGCTTCGCGCAGCCGCAGCCGCGCTGCCTGACCTGCGCGCTGCCGGTGCCGTCCGGCGTGCGCCAATGCGGCCGTTGCGTCTCGGCCCCGCCGCCGCTGGACGCCTGCCACGCCGCCGTGTCCTACGCCTATCCGTGGTCGGGGCTGCTGGGCCAGTACAAGTTCAACGGCCAGGCGGGCTGGGCCCGCGCCTTCGCCATCCTGCTGCGCAGCGCCCCCTGGGTGGAGCCGGTGCTGGAACAGGCCGACCTGGTCGTGCCCATGCCGCTGTCGCGCGAGCGCCTGGCCGAGCGTGGCTTCAACCAGTCGCTGGTGCTGGCACGCCGGCTGGCGCCGCGGCGCGTGCGGCACGACCTGCTGCTGCGGGTGCGGCACACGCGTTCGCAGGCGGCCCTGGACCGCCAGGCGCGGCTGGCCAATATCAAGGGCGCCTTCGCGGTCGATCCGATGCGCGTCGCCGACGTGCGCGGCCGGCGCGTGGTGATCGTCGACGACGTGATGACCAGCGGCGCCTCGATGTATGCCGCCGCCGAGGCGCTTCGCGCCGCGCAGGCGGCCGGGGTCACCGGCATCGTGCTGGCCCGCACCGACGAGCCCGGCTAG